A DNA window from Myxococcus xanthus contains the following coding sequences:
- the selD gene encoding selenide, water dikinase SelD — MAEKKTDKVKRLTELSHCAGCAAKLRASDLAQVLGGLKSTKGPQALVGFSTNDDAAVYRLAPGMAVVETVDFFPPVVDDPFQFGAIAAANALSDIYAMGARPLFALNLVCFPDELPLKVLSKILAGGQSKADEAGIPILGGHSIRDPEPKFGMAVTGVVHPKKVLTNAGAKPGDVLFLTKPLGSGIATTAIKRGVASKQLAKRALGVMTTLNRAAGEVFASGKFKVNALTDVTGYGLLGHLLEMMTAAKARATLDLERIPLIAEVPALAEDGVVPGGTKSNLAHVHKKVRFPEGLPECIQWVLADAQTNGGLLASVPARQALKALKALEAAGVDAALIGEVQAGKPGIDVVG; from the coding sequence ATGGCGGAGAAGAAGACGGACAAGGTGAAGCGCCTCACCGAGCTGAGCCACTGCGCGGGCTGCGCGGCGAAGCTGCGGGCCTCGGACCTGGCGCAGGTGCTGGGGGGGCTGAAGTCCACGAAGGGCCCCCAGGCGCTGGTGGGGTTCTCCACGAATGACGACGCGGCCGTGTACCGGCTGGCGCCCGGCATGGCCGTGGTGGAGACGGTGGACTTCTTTCCCCCGGTGGTGGACGACCCGTTCCAGTTCGGGGCCATTGCCGCGGCGAACGCGCTGTCGGACATCTACGCCATGGGCGCGCGGCCCCTCTTCGCGCTCAACCTGGTGTGCTTCCCGGATGAGCTCCCGCTGAAGGTGCTGTCGAAAATCCTGGCGGGCGGCCAGTCCAAGGCGGACGAGGCCGGCATCCCCATCCTGGGCGGCCACAGCATCCGTGACCCCGAGCCGAAGTTCGGCATGGCCGTCACCGGCGTGGTGCACCCGAAGAAGGTGCTCACCAACGCGGGCGCGAAGCCGGGGGACGTGCTCTTTCTCACCAAGCCCCTGGGCTCGGGCATCGCGACCACCGCCATCAAGCGGGGCGTGGCGTCCAAGCAGTTGGCGAAGCGGGCCCTGGGGGTGATGACGACGCTCAACCGGGCCGCCGGCGAGGTGTTCGCCTCCGGGAAGTTCAAGGTGAACGCCCTCACGGACGTGACGGGCTACGGCTTGTTGGGGCACTTGCTGGAGATGATGACCGCGGCGAAGGCGCGCGCCACGCTGGACCTGGAGCGCATCCCGCTCATCGCCGAGGTCCCCGCGCTGGCGGAGGACGGCGTGGTGCCCGGCGGTACGAAGTCGAACCTCGCCCACGTCCACAAGAAGGTCCGCTTCCCCGAAGGACTGCCCGAGTGCATCCAGTGGGTGCTCGCGGATGCGCAGACCAACGGCGGCCTCCTGGCCAGCGTCCCCGCACGTCAGGCGCTCAAGGCGCTCAAGGCGCTGGAGGCGGCCGGCGTGGACGCGGCGCTGATTGGTGAAGTCCAGGCGGGGAAGCCGGGCATCGACGTGGTGGGCTGA
- the bet gene encoding phage recombination protein Bet translates to MEANPQQKAEGTAAGQGGQHAGWTRERVELVKRTICPRGISEDEFALFIEQCKRSGLDPLLKEAFCVARRQNAGNRERPNWVTKYEFQPSEAGMLARAERFPDFKGIQASAVFAEDDIVVDQGRGEVVHRFNPAKRKGALVGAWSRVVREDKLPVVVWLDFSGYVQQTPLWSKIPTTMIEKCARVAALRKAYPEAFGGLYVREEMPAEDYESHSDEHGSGPYEVLGSKPGPLKASFPPLAPQEPRASQAAAAQLDIDVPLQPKQPRESTLEAVPAANPEPAAPRPKPSAVVVAFGPHKGKTASELSDDELSESIDLANEKLMEQPRARWAKAMRENLLALEAETELRCRVPASKGDGNGAAHDA, encoded by the coding sequence ATGGAAGCCAACCCCCAACAGAAGGCGGAAGGAACGGCGGCCGGCCAGGGTGGCCAGCACGCCGGGTGGACACGGGAGCGCGTGGAGCTCGTGAAGCGGACCATCTGCCCTCGCGGCATCAGCGAGGACGAGTTCGCCCTCTTCATCGAGCAGTGCAAGCGCAGTGGCCTGGACCCGCTCCTCAAGGAGGCCTTCTGCGTGGCGCGTCGGCAGAATGCCGGCAACCGCGAGCGGCCCAACTGGGTGACGAAGTACGAGTTCCAGCCCTCCGAGGCCGGAATGCTCGCACGCGCCGAGCGCTTCCCGGACTTCAAGGGCATCCAGGCGAGCGCGGTGTTCGCCGAGGACGACATCGTCGTGGACCAGGGCCGAGGCGAGGTGGTGCACCGCTTCAACCCCGCCAAGCGAAAGGGCGCGCTGGTGGGTGCCTGGTCGCGTGTGGTGCGCGAGGACAAGCTGCCGGTGGTGGTGTGGTTGGACTTCAGCGGCTACGTCCAGCAGACGCCGCTGTGGTCCAAGATTCCCACCACCATGATTGAGAAGTGCGCCCGCGTGGCCGCCCTGCGCAAGGCGTACCCGGAGGCCTTCGGCGGACTCTATGTGCGGGAGGAAATGCCCGCCGAGGACTACGAGTCGCACTCGGACGAACACGGCAGCGGCCCCTACGAGGTACTGGGCTCCAAGCCCGGCCCCCTCAAGGCGTCCTTCCCGCCGCTGGCGCCCCAGGAGCCGCGCGCGTCCCAGGCCGCCGCGGCGCAGTTGGACATCGACGTGCCGCTCCAGCCCAAGCAGCCCCGCGAATCCACCCTGGAGGCGGTGCCCGCCGCCAATCCGGAGCCCGCGGCGCCACGCCCCAAGCCGAGCGCCGTGGTGGTGGCGTTCGGCCCCCACAAGGGGAAGACGGCCTCCGAGCTCTCCGACGACGAGCTGAGCGAGTCCATCGACCTGGCCAACGAGAAGCTGATGGAGCAGCCCCGGGCACGCTGGGCCAAGGCCATGCGGGAGAACCTGCTGGCGTTGGAGGCAGAGACGGAGCTGCGCTGCCGGGTGCCAGCGTCGAAGGGCGATGGCAACGGCGCGGCCCATGATGCGTGA
- the rdgB gene encoding RdgB/HAM1 family non-canonical purine NTP pyrophosphatase → MTVKPRLLFATTNQGKLRELRGLVGDAVEVVSLADLPPVPEPVEDGATFEENAVMKARAYADATGLLTLADDSGLCVDALGGRPGVQSARYAPGDDRARYEKLLTELTGVPDAQRTASFRCALALVGPGGGEAKVEVGQCNGRIGHAPKGSHGFGYDPVFILPGGDRALAELTPEEKSAISHRGKAFQKMKPHLLGL, encoded by the coding sequence ATGACGGTGAAGCCCCGGCTGCTGTTCGCGACGACCAACCAGGGCAAGCTGCGCGAGCTGCGTGGCCTCGTCGGAGACGCGGTGGAGGTGGTGTCCCTGGCGGACCTGCCGCCTGTCCCCGAGCCCGTGGAGGACGGCGCCACGTTCGAGGAGAACGCGGTGATGAAGGCCCGCGCCTACGCGGACGCCACCGGGCTGCTCACCCTGGCGGATGACTCCGGCCTGTGCGTGGACGCGCTGGGCGGACGGCCCGGCGTGCAGTCCGCGCGGTATGCCCCGGGGGACGACCGGGCCCGCTACGAGAAGCTGCTGACCGAGCTGACCGGGGTGCCCGACGCCCAGCGCACCGCGTCCTTCCGCTGCGCGCTGGCGCTGGTGGGGCCCGGGGGAGGGGAGGCGAAGGTGGAGGTGGGGCAGTGCAACGGCCGTATCGGCCACGCCCCGAAGGGAAGCCATGGTTTCGGCTATGACCCCGTCTTCATCCTTCCGGGCGGCGACCGTGCCCTGGCGGAGCTGACGCCGGAGGAGAAGTCGGCCATTTCCCACCGGGGGAAGGCCTTCCAGAAGATGAAGCCCCACCTGCTGGGCTTGTAG
- a CDS encoding N-acetylmuramoyl-L-alanine amidase family protein has protein sequence MPSPRRPLLGLLALLWLVPVIAGAAERPARIIIDPGHGGAKEGAKGPGKLREKDVALQISLRLRDKLEAAGGDVFLTREHDTLVSLTERVAWSNDHAPDLFISIHANSMPTKRMRARTEGVETYFLSASASGDAALAVADRENAEAPMSRATRTDSTLAFILQDLARTEAHADSSRLAYAIHPRLVRGTRAVNRGVQQAPFFVLSGVECPAVLVEVGYISHPVEGPRLGRPEYQEKLAEAITEGVLAFLKETRRRDAARGTEVAGPVSP, from the coding sequence ATGCCGTCGCCGCGCCGCCCCCTCCTCGGCCTCCTGGCCCTGCTCTGGCTGGTCCCCGTCATCGCCGGGGCGGCGGAGCGTCCCGCGCGCATCATCATCGACCCGGGACACGGTGGTGCGAAGGAAGGCGCCAAGGGCCCCGGCAAGCTGCGGGAGAAGGACGTCGCGCTCCAGATTTCGCTCCGCCTCCGGGACAAGCTCGAGGCCGCGGGGGGCGACGTGTTCCTGACGCGCGAGCACGACACGCTGGTGTCGTTGACGGAGCGCGTGGCGTGGAGCAATGACCACGCGCCCGACCTCTTCATCTCCATCCACGCCAACTCCATGCCCACGAAGCGGATGCGCGCGCGCACCGAGGGCGTGGAGACGTACTTTCTGTCCGCCAGCGCCTCGGGTGACGCCGCGCTCGCCGTGGCGGATCGGGAGAACGCGGAGGCGCCCATGTCGCGCGCCACGCGGACGGACTCCACGCTGGCCTTCATCCTCCAGGACCTGGCGCGCACGGAGGCGCACGCGGATTCCTCGCGCCTGGCCTACGCCATCCACCCGCGCCTCGTGCGCGGCACCCGCGCGGTGAACCGGGGCGTGCAGCAGGCGCCCTTCTTCGTCCTCTCCGGCGTGGAGTGCCCGGCCGTCCTCGTGGAGGTGGGCTACATCTCCCATCCCGTGGAGGGGCCCCGGCTGGGCCGGCCGGAGTACCAGGAGAAGCTGGCCGAGGCGATTACCGAGGGCGTGCTGGCCTTCCTCAAGGAGACGCGCCGCCGGGACGCCGCCCGGGGGACCGAGGTGGCTGGCCCCGTGTCGCCCTGA
- the rph gene encoding ribonuclease PH, producing MRSFQRGALDLRPVVLTPGVSRYAEGSVQVEFGHTKVLVTCSTEERVPPHLMGKGSGWVTAEYGMLPRATHSRNQRESAKGKQTGRTMEIQRLIGRSLRAAVDLSTLGPRTLTLDCDVLQADGGTRTASITGAYVALVLALRSLQKAGTISKLPKLTPLAAVSVGIVKGEVRVDLDYDEDSTADVDLNLVATADGRMVELQGTAEHQLFDRKALDAMVDGGLAAIQKLTAAQAQVLG from the coding sequence GTGCGTTCCTTTCAACGTGGTGCGCTAGACCTTCGCCCCGTCGTCCTCACCCCCGGTGTCTCCCGCTACGCGGAGGGCTCGGTGCAGGTGGAGTTCGGCCACACCAAGGTGCTCGTCACCTGCTCCACGGAGGAGCGCGTTCCGCCGCACCTGATGGGCAAGGGCTCCGGCTGGGTGACGGCGGAGTACGGCATGCTGCCGCGCGCCACGCACTCGCGGAACCAGCGTGAGTCCGCCAAGGGCAAGCAGACGGGCCGCACCATGGAAATCCAGCGGCTCATCGGCCGCTCCCTGCGCGCCGCGGTGGACCTGTCCACCCTGGGGCCTCGCACCCTGACGCTGGACTGTGACGTGCTCCAGGCGGACGGTGGCACCCGCACCGCTTCCATCACCGGGGCCTACGTGGCGCTGGTGCTGGCGCTGCGCTCGCTGCAGAAGGCCGGAACCATCTCCAAGCTGCCCAAGCTCACGCCGTTGGCGGCCGTGTCCGTGGGCATCGTCAAGGGCGAGGTCCGGGTGGACCTGGACTACGACGAGGACTCCACCGCGGATGTGGACCTGAACCTGGTGGCCACCGCGGACGGCCGCATGGTGGAGCTGCAGGGCACGGCGGAGCACCAGCTCTTCGACCGCAAGGCCCTGGACGCCATGGTGGATGGCGGGCTGGCCGCCATCCAGAAGCTGACGGCCGCGCAGGCGCAGGTGCTGGGATGA